Proteins co-encoded in one Fundulus heteroclitus isolate FHET01 unplaced genomic scaffold, MU-UCD_Fhet_4.1 scaffold_53, whole genome shotgun sequence genomic window:
- the osgepl1 gene encoding probable tRNA N6-adenosine threonylcarbamoyltransferase, mitochondrial isoform X1, translating to MFQSKARSLRRLLRCKHAAVSKASCSRLVLGIETSCDDTGAAVMDGSGAILGESLHSQKEVHLRTGGIIPTVAQQLHRENIQRVVQEALDRSGVAPAELSAVATTVKPGLALSLAVGLEFSRRFVRRHNKPFIPIHHMEAHALTVRMLHAVPFPFLVLLVSGGHSLLAVARGVDDFLLLGRTLDEAPGDTLDKVARRLSLRKHPRCATLSGGQAIELLAKDGDRRRFGFRTPMGQTPDCCFSFAGLRNQVTMLIKKTEAEEGKKVLLPAGTHKPAVVSASVTCAGVEEGTLLSQVSDIAAATQHTVASHLAKRTHRAVLFCKANGLLPEDTPTLVLSGGVASNQYIRRALLIIAEATGLRLLCPPARFCTDNGPMIAWNGVERLREGRGILPPGVDVSYEPRAALGLDLTAEVRAAAIRVPSIRMKIPD from the exons ATGTTCCAGTCAAAGGCGAGGAGTCTGCGGAGGCTGCTGCGGTGCAAACACGCGGCAGTGAGCAAGGCATCCTGCTCCAGGCTGGTGTTGGGCATCGAGACGAGCTGCGACGACACCGGAGCCGCTGTGATGGACGGAAGTGGAGCCATACTGGGAGAATCCCTGCATTCCCAGAAGGAGGTCCATCTGAG GACTGGTGGCATCATCCCCACCGTGGCCCAGCAGCTCCACAGGGAGAACATCCAGCGTGTGGTCCAGGAGGCTCTGGACAGGAGCGGCGTGGCGCCGGCGGAGCTCAGCGCCGTGGCAACCACCGTGAAGCCCGGCTTGGCGCTGAGCCTCGCCGTCGGCCTGGAGTTCAGCCGGAGGTTCGTCAGGCGGCACAACAAGCCCTTCATACCCATCCACCACATGGAGGCCCACGCCCTGACCGTCAGGATGCTCCACGCCGTGCCCTTCCCCTTCCTGGTGCTCCTCGTGTCCGGCGGCCACTCGCTGCTCGCCGTCGCTCGAGGAGTCGACGACTTCCTGCTCCTGGGCCGCACGCTGGACGAGGCGCCGGGGGACACGCTGGACAAG GTGGCCAGGCGTCTGTCCCTCAGGAAGCACCCCCGCTGCGCCACGCTGAGCGGAGGCCAGGCCATCGAGCTGCTGGCCAAGGACGGCGACAGGAGGAGGTTTGGCTTCAGGACGCCTATGGGACAAACGCCCGACTGCTGCTTCTCCTTCGCCGGACTTCGCAATCAGGTTACGATGTTGATCAAGAAGACGGAGGCAGAGGAAGGTAAGAaggttctcctccctgctgGGACCCATAAACCTGCTGTGGTCTCAGCTAGCGTTACCTGTGCAGGTGTGGAAGAAGGAACGCTGCTGTCACAGGTCAGCGACATCGCAGCGGCCACCCAGCACACCGTCGCCTCACATCTGGCAAAGAGGACGCATCGCGCCGTCCTGTTCTGCAAAGCTAACGGTCTGCTGCCAGAGGACACCCCGACCTTG GTGTTGTCTGGGGGGGTGGCGAGCAACCAGTACATCCGGCGGGCTCTGCTGATCATCGCCGAGGCCACCGGGCTGCGGCTGCTCTGTCCTCCGGCCAGATTCTGCACCGACAACGGGCCGATGATCGCCTG GAACGGAGTGGAACGTCTGAGAGAAGGAAGAGGGATCCTGCCGCCAGGCGTGGACGTCAGCTACGAGCCCAG AGCGGCGCTGGGTTTGGACCTGACAGCGGAGGTGAGGGCGGCCGCCATCAGGGTACCGTCGATCCGGATGAAGATCCCAGACTGA
- the osgepl1 gene encoding probable tRNA N6-adenosine threonylcarbamoyltransferase, mitochondrial isoform X2, producing MFQSKARSLRRLLRCKHAAVSKASCSRLVLGIETSCDDTGAAVMDGSGAILGESLHSQKEVHLRTGGIIPTVAQQLHRENIQRVVQEALDRSGVAPAELSAVATTVKPGLALSLAVGLEFSRRFVRRHNKPFIPIHHMEAHALTVRMLHAVPFPFLVLLVSGGHSLLAVARGVDDFLLLGRTLDEAPGDTLDKVARRLSLRKHPRCATLSGGQAIELLAKDGDRRRFGFRTPMGQTPDCCFSFAGLRNQVTMLIKKTEAEEGVEEGTLLSQVSDIAAATQHTVASHLAKRTHRAVLFCKANGLLPEDTPTLVLSGGVASNQYIRRALLIIAEATGLRLLCPPARFCTDNGPMIAWNGVERLREGRGILPPGVDVSYEPRAALGLDLTAEVRAAAIRVPSIRMKIPD from the exons ATGTTCCAGTCAAAGGCGAGGAGTCTGCGGAGGCTGCTGCGGTGCAAACACGCGGCAGTGAGCAAGGCATCCTGCTCCAGGCTGGTGTTGGGCATCGAGACGAGCTGCGACGACACCGGAGCCGCTGTGATGGACGGAAGTGGAGCCATACTGGGAGAATCCCTGCATTCCCAGAAGGAGGTCCATCTGAG GACTGGTGGCATCATCCCCACCGTGGCCCAGCAGCTCCACAGGGAGAACATCCAGCGTGTGGTCCAGGAGGCTCTGGACAGGAGCGGCGTGGCGCCGGCGGAGCTCAGCGCCGTGGCAACCACCGTGAAGCCCGGCTTGGCGCTGAGCCTCGCCGTCGGCCTGGAGTTCAGCCGGAGGTTCGTCAGGCGGCACAACAAGCCCTTCATACCCATCCACCACATGGAGGCCCACGCCCTGACCGTCAGGATGCTCCACGCCGTGCCCTTCCCCTTCCTGGTGCTCCTCGTGTCCGGCGGCCACTCGCTGCTCGCCGTCGCTCGAGGAGTCGACGACTTCCTGCTCCTGGGCCGCACGCTGGACGAGGCGCCGGGGGACACGCTGGACAAG GTGGCCAGGCGTCTGTCCCTCAGGAAGCACCCCCGCTGCGCCACGCTGAGCGGAGGCCAGGCCATCGAGCTGCTGGCCAAGGACGGCGACAGGAGGAGGTTTGGCTTCAGGACGCCTATGGGACAAACGCCCGACTGCTGCTTCTCCTTCGCCGGACTTCGCAATCAGGTTACGATGTTGATCAAGAAGACGGAGGCAGAGGAAG GTGTGGAAGAAGGAACGCTGCTGTCACAGGTCAGCGACATCGCAGCGGCCACCCAGCACACCGTCGCCTCACATCTGGCAAAGAGGACGCATCGCGCCGTCCTGTTCTGCAAAGCTAACGGTCTGCTGCCAGAGGACACCCCGACCTTG GTGTTGTCTGGGGGGGTGGCGAGCAACCAGTACATCCGGCGGGCTCTGCTGATCATCGCCGAGGCCACCGGGCTGCGGCTGCTCTGTCCTCCGGCCAGATTCTGCACCGACAACGGGCCGATGATCGCCTG GAACGGAGTGGAACGTCTGAGAGAAGGAAGAGGGATCCTGCCGCCAGGCGTGGACGTCAGCTACGAGCCCAG AGCGGCGCTGGGTTTGGACCTGACAGCGGAGGTGAGGGCGGCCGCCATCAGGGTACCGTCGATCCGGATGAAGATCCCAGACTGA